A genomic region of Mycobacterium senriense contains the following coding sequences:
- a CDS encoding SDR family oxidoreductase: MTRQKILITGASSGLGAGMARAFAAKGRDLALCARRTDRLDELKAELSQKYPGIQIAVAALDVNDHEAVPKVFAELSDELGGIDRIVVNAGIGKGAKLGSGKLWANKATIETNLVSALVQIETALEMFNKNGSGHLVLISSVLGNKGVPGVKAAYAASKAGVSSLGESLRAEYAKGPVKVSVIEPGYIESEMTAKSNSTMLMVDNETGVNALVAAMEREPGRAAVPWWPWAPLVQLMRVLPPQLTKMFA; the protein is encoded by the coding sequence ATGACTCGCCAGAAGATCCTCATCACCGGCGCCAGCTCGGGCCTGGGCGCCGGCATGGCGCGCGCCTTCGCCGCCAAGGGCCGCGACCTTGCGCTGTGCGCGCGTCGCACCGACCGGCTCGATGAGCTGAAAGCCGAGCTCTCGCAGAAGTATCCGGGCATCCAGATCGCGGTCGCCGCGCTGGACGTTAACGATCACGAGGCCGTCCCCAAGGTGTTCGCCGAACTCAGCGACGAGCTGGGCGGCATCGACCGAATCGTCGTCAACGCCGGCATCGGCAAGGGCGCGAAGCTGGGCTCCGGCAAGCTGTGGGCCAACAAGGCCACCATCGAGACCAACCTGGTCTCGGCCCTGGTGCAGATCGAGACCGCGCTGGAGATGTTCAACAAGAACGGTTCGGGTCACCTGGTGCTGATCTCGTCGGTGCTCGGCAACAAGGGCGTGCCGGGTGTGAAGGCGGCGTATGCGGCGAGCAAGGCCGGGGTGAGCTCACTGGGTGAATCGCTGCGCGCCGAATACGCCAAGGGGCCCGTCAAGGTTTCGGTCATCGAGCCCGGCTACATCGAGTCGGAGATGACGGCCAAGTCCAACAGCACAATGTTGATGGTGGACAACGAAACCGGCGTCAACGCCCTCGTCGCCGCGATGGAACGGGAGCCCGGCCGCGCCGCGGTGCCGTGGTGGCCGTGGGCCCCGCTGGTGCAGTTGATGCGGGTGCTGCCGCCTCAGCTGACCAAGATGTTCGCCTGA
- the pgi gene encoding glucose-6-phosphate isomerase, which produces MTSVHTLPDITATPAWDALRRHHERIGETHLRQFFDDDPDRGRELTVSVGDLYIDYSKHRITRETLGLLVDLARTANLEERRDQMFAGVHINTSEDRAVLHIALRLPRDAELVVDGENVVQEVHEVLDAMGKFTDRLRSGEWTGASGKRISTVVNIGIGGSDLGPVMVYRALRHYADAGISARFVSNVDPADLIATLADLDPATTLFIVASKTFSTLETLTNATAARRWITDALGDAAVAQHFVAVSTNKRLVDDFGINTDNMFGFWDWVGGRYSVDSAIGLSVMAVIGREAFADFLSGFHIVDRHFKTAPLESNAPVLLGLIGLWYSNFMGAQSRAVLPYSNDLARFAAYLQQLTMESNGKSTRVDGTPVTTDTGEIFWGEPGTNGQHAFYQLLHQGTRLVPADFIGFSQPLDDLPTAEGDGSMHDLLMSNFFAQTQVLAFGKTAEEIAAEGTPAEIVPHKVMPGNRPSTSILATRLTPSVMGQLIALYEHQVFTEGVIWGIDSFDQWGVELGKTQAKALLPVITADGSPAPQSDSSTDALVRRYRSERGRTS; this is translated from the coding sequence ATGACCTCCGTGCACACCCTGCCCGACATCACCGCCACTCCGGCGTGGGACGCCCTGCGCAGGCATCATGAACGAATCGGCGAAACCCATCTGCGGCAGTTCTTCGACGACGATCCCGATCGCGGCCGCGAGCTGACCGTCTCCGTCGGCGACCTCTACATCGATTACAGCAAGCACCGCATCACGCGAGAAACGCTGGGGCTCTTGGTCGATCTGGCGCGCACGGCCAACCTCGAAGAGCGCCGCGACCAGATGTTCGCCGGCGTGCACATCAACACCTCGGAGGATCGCGCGGTGCTGCACATCGCGCTGCGACTGCCCCGGGACGCCGAGCTGGTCGTCGACGGCGAGAACGTTGTCCAAGAGGTGCACGAGGTGCTCGACGCCATGGGTAAATTCACCGACCGGTTGCGCAGCGGTGAATGGACGGGGGCCAGCGGGAAACGAATCAGCACGGTGGTCAACATCGGGATCGGTGGATCGGACCTCGGCCCGGTGATGGTCTATCGGGCCCTGCGCCACTACGCGGACGCGGGGATCTCGGCGCGGTTCGTCTCCAACGTCGACCCGGCCGACCTGATCGCCACTCTGGCCGACTTAGACCCGGCCACAACACTTTTCATCGTCGCGTCGAAGACGTTCTCGACGCTGGAAACCCTGACCAACGCCACCGCGGCGCGCCGGTGGATCACCGATGCCCTCGGCGACGCCGCGGTGGCGCAGCACTTCGTCGCCGTCTCCACCAACAAACGTCTGGTCGACGACTTCGGCATCAACACCGACAACATGTTCGGTTTCTGGGACTGGGTCGGCGGCCGCTACTCGGTGGACTCGGCGATCGGCCTGTCGGTGATGGCCGTCATCGGCCGAGAAGCCTTCGCGGACTTCCTTTCCGGGTTCCACATCGTCGACCGGCACTTCAAGACCGCGCCACTGGAGTCCAATGCGCCTGTGCTGCTTGGGCTTATCGGCCTGTGGTACTCCAACTTCATGGGCGCACAATCGCGCGCCGTGCTGCCGTACTCCAACGACCTGGCGCGCTTCGCGGCCTACCTGCAACAGCTGACCATGGAGTCCAATGGCAAGTCGACCCGCGTGGACGGCACCCCGGTCACCACGGACACCGGTGAAATCTTCTGGGGCGAACCGGGAACCAACGGGCAGCACGCGTTCTACCAGTTGTTGCACCAGGGCACCCGGCTGGTGCCCGCCGACTTCATCGGCTTCAGCCAACCCCTCGACGATCTGCCCACCGCCGAGGGCGACGGCAGCATGCACGACCTGTTGATGAGCAATTTCTTCGCCCAGACCCAGGTGCTGGCCTTCGGCAAGACCGCCGAAGAGATCGCCGCCGAAGGCACGCCCGCGGAGATCGTGCCGCACAAGGTGATGCCCGGTAACCGGCCGTCGACCTCGATCCTGGCCACCCGGCTCACCCCGTCGGTCATGGGACAGCTGATCGCGCTGTACGAGCATCAGGTCTTCACCGAGGGCGTGATCTGGGGAATCGACTCTTTCGACCAATGGGGTGTGGAGCTGGGCAAAACCCAGGCCAAGGCACTGCTTCCGGTGATCACCGCCGACGGGTCGCCGGCGCCGCAGTCGGACAGCTCCACCGATGCCCTGGTGCGCCGCTACCGCAGCGAACGCGGGCGAACCAGCTGA
- a CDS encoding chorismate mutase yields MRPEPPHHDDAEPADMDIDTVTTDEITDIDELRQEIDRLDAAILAAVQRRTEVSQAIGKARMASGGTRLVHSREMKVIERYSELGPEGKDLAILLLRLGRGRLGH; encoded by the coding sequence ATGAGACCAGAACCCCCACATCACGACGACGCGGAGCCAGCAGACATGGACATCGACACGGTGACGACCGACGAAATAACCGACATAGATGAGTTGCGCCAAGAGATCGACCGGCTCGACGCCGCGATTCTCGCAGCGGTCCAGCGGCGCACCGAGGTGTCACAGGCAATCGGCAAAGCCCGGATGGCGTCCGGCGGCACGCGGCTTGTCCACAGCCGCGAAATGAAGGTCATCGAGCGCTACAGCGAGCTCGGCCCCGAGGGCAAGGACCTGGCGATACTGCTGCTGCGGTTGGGCAGGGGCCGGCTCGGCCACTGA
- the pcrA gene encoding DNA helicase PcrA — MSVHATDAKPASEADQLLEGLNPQQRQAVVHEGSPLLIVAGAGSGKTAVLTRRIAYLIAERGVGVGQVLAITFTNKAAAEMRERVVRLVGNRARAMWVSTFHSTCVRILRNQASLIEGLNSNFSIYDADDSRRLLQMIGRDMGLDIKRYSPRLLANAISNLKNELIDPTQAVGNLTDDSDELSRTVATVYGEYQRRLRAANALDFDDLIGETVAVLRAFPQIAQHYRRRFRHVLVDEYQDTNHAQYVLVRELAGHGGSARLAGAGPGAGGGDAKPGPPNQPGSDEVPPAELCVVGDADQSIYAFRGATIRNIEDFERDYPDATTILLEQNYRSTQNILSAANSVIARNTGRRDKRLWTAEGAGELIVGYVADNEHDEARFVAEEIDALAEKGEINYNDVAVFYRTNNSSRSFEEVFIRAGIPYKVVGGVRFYERKEIRDIVAYLRVLDNPGDAVSMRRILNTPRRGIGDRAEACVAVYAENTGASFADAIVAAAEGKVPMLNSRAEKAIAGFVELLDELRGRLDDDLGDLVESVLERTGYRRELESSTDPQELARLDNLNELVSVAHEFSTDRANAAALGESLQTPEDEDVPDTGVLAEFLERVSLVSDSDEIPEDGAGMVTLMTLHTAKGLEFPVVFVTGWEDGMFPHMRSLDDPVELCEERRLAYVGITRARQRLYVSRAIVRSSWGQPMLNPESRFLQEIPQELIEWRRTAPAPSFSSPVSGAGRFGTPRAAPTRSGMSKRPLLVLAAGDRVTHDKYGLGRVEEVSGVGESAMSLIDFGSAGRVKLMHNHAPISKL, encoded by the coding sequence ATGAGTGTGCACGCAACAGATGCCAAGCCGGCCTCCGAAGCAGATCAACTGCTCGAAGGCCTCAATCCGCAACAACGCCAAGCAGTGGTGCATGAGGGTTCCCCCTTGCTGATCGTCGCGGGTGCGGGTTCGGGGAAGACCGCGGTGTTGACCCGCCGCATCGCCTACCTGATCGCGGAACGCGGGGTCGGGGTCGGCCAGGTGCTGGCCATCACCTTCACCAACAAGGCCGCCGCCGAGATGCGCGAACGGGTGGTGCGGCTGGTCGGAAACCGGGCCCGCGCCATGTGGGTCTCGACCTTCCACTCGACCTGCGTGCGCATCCTGCGCAATCAGGCGTCCCTGATCGAAGGCCTCAACTCCAACTTCTCCATCTACGACGCCGACGACTCGCGGCGCCTGTTGCAGATGATCGGGCGCGACATGGGGCTCGACATCAAGCGGTACTCGCCCCGGCTGCTGGCCAATGCCATCTCCAACCTGAAGAACGAGCTGATCGACCCCACGCAGGCGGTGGGCAACCTGACCGACGATTCCGACGAGTTGTCCCGCACGGTGGCCACTGTCTACGGCGAATACCAGCGGCGGCTGCGGGCGGCCAATGCGCTGGACTTCGACGACCTGATCGGGGAGACCGTGGCGGTGCTGCGGGCCTTCCCGCAGATCGCACAGCACTACCGGCGGCGGTTCCGGCACGTCCTCGTCGACGAGTACCAGGACACCAACCACGCGCAGTACGTGCTGGTGCGCGAACTGGCCGGCCACGGCGGTTCAGCGAGACTCGCCGGAGCCGGCCCGGGGGCCGGTGGAGGCGACGCGAAGCCCGGACCGCCGAATCAGCCCGGCAGTGACGAGGTGCCGCCTGCGGAATTGTGCGTCGTCGGCGACGCCGACCAGTCGATCTATGCGTTCCGCGGGGCCACGATCCGCAACATCGAGGACTTCGAACGCGACTACCCCGACGCGACAACCATTCTGCTGGAACAGAATTACCGCTCGACGCAGAACATCCTGTCCGCGGCCAACTCGGTGATCGCCCGCAATACCGGGCGCCGGGACAAACGGCTGTGGACCGCCGAAGGTGCCGGCGAGCTGATCGTCGGATACGTCGCCGACAACGAGCACGACGAGGCCCGTTTCGTCGCCGAGGAGATCGACGCGCTCGCCGAAAAGGGCGAGATCAACTACAACGACGTCGCCGTCTTCTACCGCACCAACAACTCGTCGCGGTCGTTCGAAGAGGTGTTCATCCGCGCCGGAATCCCTTACAAAGTCGTTGGCGGAGTGCGCTTTTACGAGCGCAAGGAGATTCGCGACATCGTCGCCTATCTGCGGGTGCTGGACAACCCCGGGGACGCGGTCAGCATGCGGCGCATCCTCAACACCCCCCGCCGTGGCATCGGCGATCGCGCCGAGGCGTGCGTCGCGGTGTACGCCGAGAACACCGGCGCCAGTTTCGCCGACGCGATCGTGGCCGCGGCCGAAGGCAAAGTGCCGATGCTGAATTCGCGTGCGGAGAAGGCGATCGCCGGTTTCGTCGAGTTGCTCGACGAGCTGCGCGGCCGCCTGGACGACGATCTGGGAGACTTGGTCGAGTCGGTGCTCGAACGCACCGGATACCGCCGGGAACTCGAATCCTCCACCGATCCCCAGGAGCTCGCGCGCCTGGACAACCTGAACGAACTCGTCAGCGTGGCACACGAATTCAGCACCGACCGGGCCAACGCCGCGGCGCTGGGCGAGTCGCTGCAGACCCCCGAAGACGAAGACGTGCCGGACACCGGTGTGCTGGCGGAGTTCTTGGAGCGGGTCTCGCTGGTCTCCGACAGCGACGAGATCCCCGAGGACGGCGCCGGCATGGTCACCCTGATGACGCTGCACACCGCCAAGGGTCTGGAGTTTCCGGTGGTGTTCGTGACCGGCTGGGAGGACGGAATGTTCCCCCACATGCGGTCGCTGGACGATCCGGTCGAACTCTGTGAGGAGCGGCGGCTGGCCTACGTCGGGATCACTCGGGCGCGACAACGGCTCTACGTGAGCAGGGCCATCGTCCGGTCGTCCTGGGGGCAGCCGATGCTCAACCCGGAATCGCGCTTCCTGCAAGAGATTCCGCAGGAACTCATCGAATGGCGGCGCACCGCGCCGGCCCCGTCGTTCAGTTCGCCGGTGAGCGGCGCCGGCCGGTTCGGCACCCCGCGGGCGGCCCCGACCCGCTCGGGGATGAGCAAGCGGCCGCTACTGGTGCTCGCGGCCGGCGACCGGGTGACGCACGACAAGTACGGGCTGGGCCGGGTCGAAGAGGTCTCCGGCGTCGGCGAATCGGCGATGTCGCTGATCGACTTCGGCAGCGCCGGGCGGGTGAAGCTGATGCACAACCACGCCCCGATCAGCAAGCTCTAG
- a CDS encoding M23 family metallopeptidase, with protein MRVGRAAGARWADAPHRTEVTEILPLDGFDFDEFEFSDDAGDLGDLDFSNDSPFNNEAQVLLAPELDDLNEADDVRPVWLAAPVTEVLPRVIVEPRTERRPATDVVGVARRGGQHRKQPTSAARGRLLISAMAAGAAAAAAHTATSHADTPKTDAVLTANASALTGGAGGSSTVRGPQVIAAAPASTAALHNQELAKGVAFANDRAQREARLSQPLYVMPTKGIFTSNFGYRWGVLHAGIDLANSIGTPIYAVSDGVVIDSGPASGYGMLVKLRHADGTVTLYGHINTTLVSVGERVMAGDQIATMGNRGNSTGPHLHFEVLQGGSERIDPVPWLAKRGLMVGNYAG; from the coding sequence GTGCGGGTAGGTCGCGCCGCAGGCGCCCGGTGGGCCGACGCACCGCACCGCACCGAAGTCACCGAGATCCTTCCGCTCGACGGGTTTGACTTCGACGAGTTCGAGTTCAGCGACGACGCCGGTGATCTCGGCGACTTGGACTTCAGCAACGACTCTCCGTTCAACAACGAAGCTCAGGTGTTGCTGGCGCCCGAGCTAGACGACCTGAACGAGGCCGACGACGTCCGCCCGGTATGGCTGGCCGCACCCGTCACCGAGGTGCTGCCGCGGGTGATCGTCGAGCCGCGCACCGAGCGGAGGCCCGCCACCGACGTCGTCGGCGTCGCACGCCGCGGCGGGCAGCACCGCAAGCAACCGACCAGCGCGGCCCGGGGCCGGCTGCTGATCTCGGCGATGGCCGCCGGCGCCGCCGCCGCGGCCGCCCACACGGCCACCAGCCACGCCGACACCCCCAAGACCGACGCCGTGCTGACCGCCAACGCGTCCGCGCTCACCGGCGGGGCCGGCGGCAGCAGCACCGTCCGCGGCCCCCAGGTGATCGCCGCGGCGCCGGCATCCACCGCCGCGCTGCACAACCAGGAGCTCGCCAAGGGCGTCGCCTTCGCCAACGATCGGGCTCAGCGCGAGGCGCGGTTGTCACAGCCGCTCTACGTGATGCCGACCAAGGGCATCTTCACCTCAAACTTCGGCTATCGATGGGGCGTGCTGCACGCCGGTATCGACCTGGCCAACTCGATCGGGACACCGATCTACGCGGTGTCCGACGGCGTCGTCATCGACTCCGGCCCGGCCAGCGGCTACGGCATGCTGGTCAAGCTGCGTCACGCCGACGGCACGGTCACGCTCTACGGCCACATCAACACCACGCTGGTAAGCGTCGGTGAGCGCGTAATGGCCGGCGACCAGATCGCCACCATGGGCAACCGGGGTAATTCCACCGGCCCGCACCTGCACTTCGAGGTGCTGCAGGGTGGCAGCGAACGCATCGACCCCGTGCCGTGGCTCGCTAAGCGTGGTCTTATGGTCGGCAACTACGCTGGCTGA
- the sucC gene encoding ADP-forming succinate--CoA ligase subunit beta, translating to MDLFEYQAKELFAKHNVPTTPGRVTDTAEGAREIATEIGRPVMVKAQVKVGGRGKAGGVKYAATPDDAYEHAKNILGLDIKGHVVKKLLVAEASDIAEEYYISFLLDRANRTYLAMCSVEGGMEIEEVAATKPERLAKVPVDAVKGVDLATARSIAEQGHLPAEVLDAAAITINKLWEVFVAEDATLVEVNPLVRDPQDQILALDGKVTLDANADFRQPGHAEFEDRDATDPLELKAKEHDLNYVKLDGAVGIIGNGAGLVMSTLDVVAYAGEKHGGVKPANFLDIGGGASAEVMAAGLDVILNDKQVKSVFVNVFGGITSCDAVANGIVTALNMLGDEANKPLVVRLDGNNVDQGRRILAQANHPLVIQAETMDAGADKAAELANK from the coding sequence ATGGACCTTTTCGAGTATCAAGCAAAAGAATTGTTCGCCAAGCACAACGTACCGACTACGCCGGGACGCGTGACCGACACCGCCGAGGGCGCTCGCGAGATCGCCACCGAGATCGGCCGTCCGGTGATGGTCAAAGCGCAGGTCAAGGTCGGCGGCCGTGGCAAGGCGGGTGGCGTCAAGTACGCGGCGACGCCCGACGACGCCTACGAGCACGCCAAGAACATCCTCGGTCTCGACATCAAGGGGCACGTGGTGAAGAAGCTGCTGGTCGCCGAGGCCAGCGACATCGCCGAGGAGTACTACATCTCCTTCCTGCTCGACCGCGCCAACCGCACCTACCTGGCCATGTGCTCGGTCGAGGGCGGCATGGAGATCGAAGAGGTCGCCGCCACCAAGCCCGAGCGGCTGGCCAAGGTTCCGGTGGACGCCGTCAAGGGTGTCGACCTGGCGACCGCGCGTTCCATCGCCGAGCAGGGCCACCTGCCCGCCGAGGTGCTGGACGCCGCCGCGATCACCATCAACAAGCTGTGGGAGGTCTTCGTCGCCGAGGACGCCACCCTGGTTGAGGTCAACCCGCTGGTGCGCGACCCGCAGGACCAGATCCTGGCGCTGGACGGCAAGGTCACGTTGGACGCCAACGCCGACTTCCGCCAGCCCGGCCACGCCGAGTTCGAGGACCGCGACGCCACCGACCCACTCGAACTCAAGGCCAAGGAACACGACCTCAACTACGTCAAGCTCGACGGTGCCGTGGGCATCATCGGCAACGGTGCGGGCCTGGTCATGTCGACGCTCGACGTCGTCGCCTACGCGGGCGAGAAGCACGGCGGGGTCAAGCCGGCCAACTTCCTCGACATCGGTGGTGGCGCGTCGGCCGAGGTGATGGCCGCAGGTCTCGACGTCATCCTGAACGACAAGCAGGTCAAGAGCGTGTTCGTGAACGTGTTCGGCGGCATCACCTCCTGCGACGCCGTCGCCAACGGCATCGTGACCGCGCTGAACATGCTCGGCGACGAGGCCAACAAGCCGCTCGTGGTCCGGCTCGACGGCAACAACGTCGACCAAGGCCGCCGCATCCTGGCCCAAGCCAACCACCCGCTGGTGATCCAGGCCGAGACCATGGACGCCGGTGCCGACAAAGCCGCCGAGCTGGCGAACAAGTAA
- the sucD gene encoding succinate--CoA ligase subunit alpha, with amino-acid sequence MSIFLNKDSKVIVQGITGGEGTKHTALMLKAGTQVVGGVNARKAGTTVSHVDPVGKDVELPVFGTVAEAMKETGANVSVVFVPPKFAKDAVIEAIDAEIPLLVVITEGIPVQDSAYAWAYNVDKGQKTRIIGPNCPGIITPGEALAGITPANISGPGPVGLVSKSGTLTYQMMYELRDFGFSTSIGIGGDPVIGTTHIDAIEAFEKDPDTKVIVMIGEIGGDAEERAADYIKANVSKPVVGYVAGFTAPEGKTMGHAGAIVSGSSGTAAAKKEALEAAGVKVGKTPSETAALAREILQTL; translated from the coding sequence ATGTCGATCTTCCTGAACAAAGACTCCAAGGTAATCGTCCAGGGCATCACCGGTGGTGAGGGCACCAAGCACACCGCGCTCATGTTGAAGGCCGGCACCCAGGTGGTCGGCGGCGTGAACGCCCGCAAGGCCGGCACGACCGTGTCGCACGTGGACCCCGTCGGCAAGGACGTCGAGCTCCCGGTCTTCGGCACCGTCGCGGAGGCGATGAAGGAGACCGGCGCCAACGTGTCGGTCGTCTTCGTGCCGCCGAAGTTCGCCAAGGACGCGGTCATCGAGGCCATCGACGCCGAGATCCCGCTGCTGGTCGTCATCACCGAGGGAATCCCGGTGCAGGACAGCGCGTACGCGTGGGCCTACAACGTCGACAAGGGGCAGAAGACGCGAATCATCGGGCCGAACTGTCCCGGCATCATCACCCCGGGCGAGGCGCTGGCCGGCATCACCCCGGCGAACATCAGCGGGCCCGGCCCGGTCGGCCTGGTGTCCAAGTCGGGCACCCTGACCTACCAGATGATGTACGAGCTGCGCGATTTCGGTTTCTCCACCTCGATCGGCATCGGTGGCGACCCGGTGATCGGCACCACCCACATCGACGCCATCGAGGCCTTCGAGAAGGACCCCGACACCAAGGTCATCGTGATGATCGGTGAGATCGGCGGTGACGCCGAGGAGCGTGCGGCCGACTACATCAAGGCCAACGTGTCCAAGCCGGTCGTCGGCTACGTCGCGGGATTCACCGCACCGGAAGGTAAGACGATGGGCCACGCGGGCGCCATCGTGTCCGGCTCGTCGGGCACCGCGGCCGCCAAGAAGGAGGCCCTGGAGGCGGCCGGCGTCAAGGTGGGCAAGACCCCGTCAGAGACCGCCGCGCTGGCCCGGGAGATCCTGCAGACCCTGTAG
- a CDS encoding acetyl-CoA acetyltransferase — MNLDPNTPVIVGVGQFTERIEDSGYRGMSSVELATAAARAALHDTGADATAVAAAIDTVAALRQFELSGRTPAPMGKSNNYPRSVAKRIGAAPAHAILEPIGGQGPQHLVTEFAGVIASGQAEVVMIFGSENTSSIRYFADRDKPDHSDTVEGSLEDRGFGYDGLFDDYTVAHGLIGAPAQYGLLENARRARLGLSVADYRRQMGELFAPFTKVAAKNPFASSPVERSVDELITVTASNRMICDPYPRLLVARDQVNQGAAALLMSVGAARRLGVPEERWVFLHGHADMVDQPLLDRLDLTHNSASVLAVREALAGAGVGIDDVSTFDLYSCFPVPVFNFCDGAGLAPDDPRGLTLTGGLPYFGGPGNSYSLHGIAETVSEMRDLPGQFGLVAANGGIMSKYSVGVYSTTPVNWKPDNSAALRAEVAARPTMPVSIKADGPATIETYTVRYDWPVHTGIIVGRLDDDGSRFLALSEDPDLVGLLGDGEPLGASIVVRPTEKDNRATLA; from the coding sequence ATGAATCTCGACCCGAACACCCCCGTCATCGTCGGCGTGGGGCAGTTCACCGAGCGAATCGAGGACTCCGGCTACCGCGGAATGTCGTCGGTGGAACTGGCGACGGCAGCGGCGCGGGCCGCGCTGCATGACACCGGGGCCGACGCAACGGCCGTCGCCGCGGCTATCGACACCGTCGCCGCGCTCCGGCAGTTCGAGCTCTCCGGCCGCACACCCGCGCCGATGGGCAAGTCCAACAACTACCCGCGGTCGGTGGCCAAGCGCATCGGCGCCGCACCGGCCCACGCGATTCTTGAGCCGATCGGCGGCCAGGGCCCCCAGCACCTGGTCACCGAGTTCGCCGGCGTCATCGCCTCGGGCCAGGCCGAGGTCGTGATGATCTTCGGCTCCGAAAACACGTCCAGCATCCGGTATTTCGCCGACCGGGATAAGCCGGACCACTCCGATACCGTCGAGGGTTCCCTCGAGGACCGGGGCTTCGGCTACGACGGCCTCTTCGACGACTACACGGTCGCGCACGGCCTGATCGGAGCGCCGGCACAGTACGGGCTGCTGGAGAACGCGCGCCGCGCCCGGCTGGGCTTGAGCGTGGCCGACTACCGGCGCCAGATGGGCGAGCTGTTCGCCCCGTTCACCAAGGTGGCGGCGAAGAACCCGTTCGCGTCCTCCCCGGTGGAGCGCAGCGTCGACGAGCTCATCACCGTCACCGCGTCCAACCGGATGATCTGCGATCCGTACCCGAGGCTGCTGGTGGCCCGCGACCAGGTCAACCAGGGGGCGGCCGCGCTGCTGATGTCGGTGGGCGCCGCCCGCCGGCTCGGCGTGCCCGAGGAACGCTGGGTGTTCCTGCACGGCCACGCCGACATGGTGGACCAGCCGCTGCTGGACCGCCTCGACCTGACGCACAACTCGGCCTCGGTGCTGGCGGTCCGGGAAGCTCTTGCCGGGGCGGGCGTCGGCATCGACGACGTCTCGACCTTCGACCTGTACAGCTGCTTCCCGGTGCCGGTGTTCAACTTCTGCGACGGAGCGGGTCTGGCCCCCGACGATCCCCGCGGGCTGACGCTCACCGGCGGTCTGCCGTACTTCGGCGGACCCGGAAACAGCTACTCACTGCACGGCATCGCCGAGACGGTCAGCGAAATGCGGGACCTCCCAGGCCAGTTCGGCCTGGTCGCGGCCAATGGCGGGATCATGAGCAAGTACTCCGTCGGCGTGTACTCGACAACGCCGGTGAACTGGAAACCCGACAACAGCGCCGCACTGCGCGCCGAGGTCGCCGCCCGTCCCACGATGCCGGTGAGCATCAAGGCCGACGGTCCGGCCACCATCGAGACCTACACCGTGCGCTACGACTGGCCGGTGCACACCGGCATCATCGTCGGCCGCCTCGACGACGACGGCAGCCGCTTCCTGGCCCTGAGCGAGGACCCCGATCTGGTCGGCCTGCTCGGCGACGGCGAGCCGCTCGGGGCCTCGATCGTGGTCCGGCCGACCGAGAAGGACAACCGGGCCACGCTGGCCTGA
- a CDS encoding LLM class F420-dependent oxidoreductase has protein sequence MDYGLVLFTSDRGISPAKAAKLADDHGFQTFYVPEHTHIPVKREAAHPTTGDESLPDDRYMRTLDPWVSLGAACAVTSRVRLSTAVALPVEHDPITLAKSIATLDHLSGGRVSLGVGFGWNTDELADHNVPPGRRRTMLREYLEAMRALWTEEEAQYDGEFVKFGPSWAWPKPVQSHIPVLVGAAGTEKNFKWIARSADGWITTPRDFDIDEPVKLLQDTWAAAGRDGAPQIVALDFKPVPEKLAKWAELGVTEVLFGLPDKSEDEVAAYVERLAGKLAALV, from the coding sequence ATGGATTACGGGCTTGTGCTTTTTACCAGCGATCGCGGCATCTCCCCGGCGAAGGCCGCGAAGCTCGCCGACGACCATGGCTTTCAGACCTTCTACGTGCCAGAACACACTCACATCCCGGTGAAGCGCGAGGCGGCGCATCCCACGACGGGCGACGAATCGCTGCCCGACGATCGCTACATGCGGACACTAGACCCATGGGTAAGTTTGGGTGCCGCGTGCGCGGTCACCTCGCGGGTGCGGCTGTCCACCGCGGTGGCCCTGCCGGTCGAGCACGACCCGATCACCCTAGCGAAAAGTATTGCCACCCTTGACCACCTGTCGGGCGGACGAGTCAGCCTGGGCGTCGGGTTCGGCTGGAACACCGACGAACTGGCCGACCACAACGTGCCACCGGGCCGGCGCCGCACCATGCTGCGCGAATACCTCGAGGCGATGCGGGCGCTGTGGACCGAAGAGGAAGCCCAGTACGACGGCGAGTTCGTGAAGTTCGGCCCCAGCTGGGCCTGGCCCAAGCCGGTGCAGTCGCACATCCCGGTGCTGGTGGGCGCCGCGGGCACCGAGAAGAACTTCAAGTGGATCGCCCGCAGCGCCGACGGCTGGATCACCACTCCGCGCGACTTCGACATCGACGAGCCGGTGAAGCTGCTGCAGGACACCTGGGCGGCCGCGGGCCGCGACGGCGCCCCGCAGATCGTGGCGCTGGACTTCAAGCCGGTGCCCGAGAAGCTCGCCAAGTGGGCCGAGCTCGGGGTGACCGAGGTGCTGTTCGGGCTGCCGGACAAATCCGAGGACGAGGTCGCCGCCTACGTCGAGCGGCTGGCCGGCAAGCTCGCCGCCCTGGTCTGA